In the Bacteroidota bacterium genome, AAAATAAGTCATGAGGTTTGGCACTCTTCTGTGATCAATATTTTTGTCTGGTTTTGTTAATCCCCAAATTTGTGGATATGCACTGAAATTCTTTTTCATATCTTCATGAACCTCTTTCTGAAGATCAATTCCAATCTTTCTGTATGCTCTTATGATAACATCGGTGCAAACTCCCTTATCAGCAGCAACATCTCCATTTGGATAGGCTATAACCCGATAGGCTGGATCATAAGTCACATCTTGATAAGTAAGCTCAATAGCAGCTTTGCAAAGACTATCAACTATTTGCTGACTATAAAGCAAGAAAGTTGAACTTATAAATAGCAATAAAAGGAAAGCTTGTTTCATATGTCTATAATTATTTTAAAAGGTCATATGGAACTCGCATATAGTCATTTCCTTGTTTGGGTAGACTTATACTCATGCTTGTTTCATCATTAAGGCAGATTAGTTATGATTTAAATCTCTTTTATTATCGCATAACAGGTGTAAATAGTCATCTGGCGATAGATTATTTCTATTTTTCATGCTTACAAATAACTACAGATCGAACAATTATGTCGTGAATAGCTTTCTGCTTAGCATTCCCATTCACAGTGATCATGGACAACCAACCCAATAGTGTTTTAAAAATAAAGCGAATTAATGCCAATGGGAAAATAATGTTTCGTTCTTCATCAACTGCTCGTTTTACCCGAATACCATTTAGTAAATGACCAATTGTTCCTCCAAACAGGCTGGTAAAAAGGGGATCGTAAATAAGAAAAATGAAAAGAAATACAATAATCCTTACGCTATCAGCTACATTATTAAATTGTGAAAAAATGAGATAAGCAATAATCATCAATAGGAGAATGACTACCCAATCAGCAACATAAGCTTTCACTCTTTTTAAAATCCCTGGATATTCGTCAGTCATAGTATTAAATAATTATTCGATCAAACTATCACATCTTTATCATAAAAGGTATCGAAAAGATGAGCAATACATCAAATTTACATAAAATAATAATCTGAAAGTGCGCAATTTCCAAAAGGGATTAAATTTCAAAAACAAATAATTAAAGCGAAGTTTTTAAATAAAATCAACACCGCAACAGACACATAGACAGCACCATAAGAAATACATTTGCAAAGCCTACCCTGAAATTTATATTATTGTATATGAAATTATCTTCTCATAGCACCTTTCTAATTGATTATTTAAGAAATAATACAGTAATCGTAGCAATTGCTTTACATGAGTTAACAATAAACCAGCTATTCGATTTCATCATATCTACAAAAGCAGAGATTCAAGACAAACAAAAGCAAAATTTACTTTTAGATATCTCAAATGTAAAAGTAAAAGTGGCCAATAAAAGTGTTAACTTACCCTTTGAAGCAAATAAACCCATCTTTTCAATAGACAAAATTGCTGTTGTTGCAAACCGCAAGCAAAATTTATTAGCCAATAAAATTGTTCAATCACTACAGGAAACCTTAATACAGGTCAGAGTATTTGAAACAAATTCAGATGCTTTTATGTGGTTGTAAGATCCCATTATCTTAATCACTGGGAGGTAGTGTTCTATTCTGTTTCTTCTCCCCTTGTTTACGCTTAGCCAACAAACGCTTTTCAATAACTCTTTTTGAGGGCTTGCTTGCTTTTCTTATTTTGGGTTTGCTGAGTGCTTTACCAATTAGCTCATAAAACTTTTGAATAACCTTTGCCTTGTTATTTAGTTGAGATCGCTCAGATTGTGAAGTTAAAATCAACTCACCCTCGCTGTTAATTCTATTTTTCAATTTATGCAATACCAACTCCTTTTCCTCAGGGCTGAGCAGGGCTGACTTATGAATAGAAAAACGTAATTCAATTCGTGTGTTGACTTTATTGACATGCTGCCCACCTGGGCCACTGCTACGTGAGGCAGTCAGTTGAAATTCGCTTTCAAAATTTCTGTTTTCAATATTCATCCGATCAGAAGTCGTTTCCACCAATTGATTTTTTTTAGGCAAGATAATAAAATATCATGCAATTACGCTAAGAGAAATGCTTTCTCTTCGTGTGTCTTTGTGTATTCTTCGTGCATCTTCGTGACAGAAATTTTACACGAAGATTCTCGAAGTTTATAAAGGCCCTTAATATCCAAATTGAGATTAAATCATCAAATGAGTATTTCTGCCATAGCTTTTTCAACTGTTAAGTATCCTAAATTAAGTATATACAATTGCTTATTCTTGAATAATGTCACTTTCATTTAAGTACAAAAGAAAAAAGATAGCACCAACTTCTTTATTTATTATTGTAACAACTAAAATCCACCAATTTAACGTATTCGTTTTCTTCATTTTTCTAAAAATGATTATTGCCATTATTAGATTGCAAATAATAATAGTCCAACCAATATCAATAAGGAATGTTATCACTTTATAATCAATCATGCTGTGAGGAAGAATAATATAACTTCCAAGTCTGTAAAGCATTAAATTTAGGAGCCAAAGACCAATTAAATATTTGACATATCTGCTTATGATTTCTTTTTTTCTATTCCCCATTGTCAATTTTTAATAGTCTACAAATAAAACTAATTCTTGATTTCAGAAGCATATAAGCATATTATTAGGTGCAGGCATATCCAATAATTATTCAAACAATGTTGGCACACCATTTTTTCTAGGATATAGTATTTTTATGTCATTATCATAATTCAGCCCTTTAAATACATAATACTTCTTATTATAACTAATGGTCAAAGCAGTATCTAAATACACTTCATCATTCCCTATCGAATAGATATGAAACGGAGAATATGTCCCAATGTTGGCATCCAGACTATCCACAGGAATGTATACTTCCCAATGATTCCGTACTATAATTTCAGGATAATTATCACTATTTAAATCAACTAACTCACCAATAATATCATATGGTTTGTCAAATATCTTACGAACCGAATCACCAATAATCTTAAAAATAGTAAAATCCTCACGTCCGCTGCCATAACGCCAACCCATTAAAATTACTAATGAGTAATTACTATATTTTTTAATAAAAACATGTTCTGATGAAATATCATTGTTGTTCTTCTCCAAGAATTCTTCATCAATAGTGTCCCAGGCATCATTCGCTTCAAAAATAACAGCTTTACTATTCGAAATCTTGAAAAGTATTTCCCGAAACAGCCCGGGATCTCCACTAGGCGACACAGATAGTTCTAAGGTGTCGTTTAAATCATCAAAATTCAAATCAGTAATTAGCATATCAATCAAATTACTTTGGGTATTTTCCGAATTAGGAACATCTGACAGCCTTTCCTGTTTTGAAGTAGAAATATTTGAATTACAAGCTGATAAGAGTATAAGTAATATAAACAAAGATGACCTCATGGCATTAAGAGTATGCAAAGCTAGTGTTAATGTAAGTTGTTAATTCAATCAATATAGGTTTCTTTGAGAATGGATTTAACCTCTTTTATCTCTGGTGTAGATAATCTTCCTAATACCCTGATAATCCTTTGCTTATCAATTGTTCTGATTTGATCGATTACCACCCACCCTATTTTATTATCATGTTTAACTTCTATTCTTGTCGGATATTTATGAGACTTAGTTGTCATGGGTGCTACAACTATTGACCTTAAGTATTTATTCATTTCATTTGGAGAAATTATCACACAAGGTCGTGTCTTTTTTATTTCACTCCCAATAGTTGGATCCAGATTGACCAATACTATTTCATATTGTTTTAAATCCATTCTTCTAAGTTTTCATCTTCAAAAACGTCATTAAATAGCAATTGATCTTCTCCATTTTCATTCATCTTTTTGAATTGCTTCTCCCAATTTTTTCGTGGTTGAGAGATTGGTCGGATGATGAAATATCCTTTTTCCAATATAAGCTCAACTTTATCCTTAATATTATATTTTTCAAGTATGTTTTTACTCAATCTGAATCCTTTTGAGTTTCCTATTTTGATTATTGAAAGTTCCATGCTTTTTGATATTTTGTAATTACAAAGTTAGCACAATTCATGATAATTCAAAATCTTTTTATGAATCATAGGAAATGTTTGAATAGCTGTGCTTACTCCATTATTTTATTATTCTTTGATCCTCAAAAATATCGATTAACAATAGGTGCAGATCAATTATTTCTTTGATTGATTCTAAATCTCCAACACGCCTACTGATTACACATAATAGCTCAGATTTGCTTGTTTTCTTGTTGGTCTGATAAGCTAAAGAATAAATGTTATGCTTGAGGATAGCTTTTTGAACGTCTATATTCAATATTTTTCTTGACAATGCATTATTACTACTCTTAATTAAATATCGATTGTCAAATTCACTCCATCCAGTTTTCATATCTCTATTCCGGAAATATTTTATTATTTTTTCAATAAAATCTTCCCAACTCACTATTAATTCAAAATCCTGGTTTGATATAAAAGGAATTCGAATTTTCAATGGTCTAGTGTCAGAGACTGAGATATATAATTTCCACTTTTTATAGGGAATGATTGTATTGTGAATTTCAAGTTCGTGTCCTGAATTAAACTTTATGTTAAACTCACCTTTATAAAATCCGGCTATTTCTTCCCATAAATTTCGCTTTGAATAATTATCAGTATAGCCGAGTGATGGAGCATTCATATATTTTATATTCTTTTAATTAGGGACACAGTTTTAATAAAGTGTGTGCACCGTACAATCACTTATCTTTCAGTTTCATTCAAATTTACAATTCTTTTTCAAGCTACTACAAACTGCAGCTTGCACTATTATTGTTTATACGTACAAACCTTATTCTTCCTTATTTAATCCTTTCTTTCCAAGTTTTTCTACTAAATATTGTGCTTCAGCTTCATCAATAGCGATTCCGAACTTTATGGTTTTCATTCCATAATCAAAACTTAGTATACCTCCTTTAAATCCCAAATAATCAACCATATTTCTCTTTATTCCAAAGAAATCAGCATTAGGTTCAACTGGAGAAATAATCCTAAAATTTTTAATATGATTTACTTCATAACTTTTTGACAATAAGGGCGTATTGAATAAACCTTTTGATATTTTAATAATTCCTCTTTCCAATAAAATAATTTCACTACCAAAAAGCAGCCATAAAATTGCAAGAATGGCAAGAGAACCACCTACAGTCCAACCAGCTAACCAAAAGAGTAAGAATCCATCCGCAAGAATATTATCAGAATCAGTTATCCCTTCTATCGCTGATTTCTCTCCAAAAAACCATCCTCCAAGCCAAACACCTAGGAATAATATAATAAACCATTTTTTCTTGGATGGAATAGTAATTTTTAACGTGTTACCAAAAGACTCAACTTTTGATCTGCCATTATTCAATTTCTCTATCATAAATATTTCCTTTTTATTAGCGTGTATGTACCCTTTTATGGTGAGTTGCCTTTAATATTTTCATCCTCATTGGTTTTTCAATAAACGTTTAAAGTAGATACACTTCATCGTATTTTTCGCCTTCTTCACCAAGTACAACAGCATCAAGCTTATTGGCTATTGAAATCATTTTCTGAATAATCCAATTCTCAGGGTTTTTCACTGAAATCCATCCATATCTCTCTGAAAAGGTAAATGGCACTTCTCTCTCTTTCGATTTCCAAAGTCCTGCGCCAGGTGTTGAAATACATATAGAATGTTCATTATCAATTTTTGCTACAAATTCTTCGATTGCGCTAAATTCATGATCAGATTTGATATAGTTTTGCCAATCTTCTTTGGTTATTTTATTTTCTTCATTTTCTCGTTGAATACTTAACTCATATCCCATAATAATTCCATTTTACTATTTGCTGACTTTTGCCCCTGAACAGTGATATCACAAAGATGCTAATGCTTATATTTTTATGGCAAAACGATTCGATCAAATTAAATAATGTCTCCACCTATTACATACAAATAAACTATCCAGAACACTAATTGATCTATAATTGAAACGACTACAATATATATCAAGTAGCTCACTATTTTTCTTATTAAATCAATCTTTAAAAAAAACACCCAAATTCCTGTTATGATTGGAATTGGAAGAACGTATAAGAATCCCCAATAGCTTAGTTCTATAAAATCAATACTTAAGGTAATTGCTATGGGTAGTACGAATAGTATTATTATTGATCGAATGGAGAAGAATTCTTTCATTTTTCATTAATTGATGTATGACAAAGGTATAGTTTTGTATAGTGAGAAGCGTTTAGCAGTGTATTTCCAAATGTCGAATTAACCACTGTTTATAATTTAGCTTTTAACTTTTTAATCATTCTATCAACTTCCTTCTCCGTAAAATCGCCACTAATACTAGCTTGTCCTCCCATAATCTCAGAATTTACAATTGGCATTGAAATAATGTGCTTATCAATTACAATGGCAATCGGTTTTCCTATATTTTCTTTTGTTAGCAGATAAAACTTATGTGCTCCTTCTTTGTTTAGTGTTATCATAATTTCTGCTTGATCATCACCATAATTACTAAATTCTTTTTTCACATCCAGAATATCTTGAATGCTTATGGATGGATTACTCGCTAATTCTATGTCCTCATCATTACTCAATGAATTATAATCAATTGTAGCATAAAATCCATCTTCCCTATCGACTGCAATTGGCTTGAATTTCTTTATTGGTTCATCAAATATGTCATTGAAATTATCAGATAATTTTTCAATTTCCTTATCTATATCCTTAAAATGGCCTGCAAATATTTTATACGTCTCTTCAGAATTATATAACTTTTCGTAAGCACTGGTCTGTATAAAATAATAGATGCTATTAATCTCCTCATCTGTATAAATTTCGTCAAAAGCTGCACTAATTCTTTTGTTGATTTCTTCTTCAGTTATTTTCTCTTCTAATTCAATTAGTCGAATGCTATCCTTTCCTATTGCTTGATACTTCAATGGTTCCAATTGAAATTTATAATTCGATTTTTGGTTTTCAATAAGATTAAACTTATCAATAATAGCATTAGTCTTTTCTTGTTTGCTTTGCCCATAGGAGCAAATTGAAACAAAAACTATTAAGATTAGTGCAATACTGAATATTCCTTTTTGTTCTTTCTTTTTCATTTGATGTTATATTTAGCATATGGTCTTTAAATGAGACAATAGCTCTTCTCTTCACCACCTCGTAAGTTTTCACTACCTATTATCCTGAAACCTTGGCAGCCGAGGTTTCAACAAAGGCTGGCTTTATCTAACATAGCTTAAATCTCATTTTAGCTCTAAACGCTCTATTTTTTAATTACGTAAATTTTCCTTTTCATTATTATCTTCTATACTTTTTTCAACTTTCGCTTTTAGTTTATCAATGTTTTTAATGGATAATTCATTTTTATCAATTTCATCCTCTTTTTTTAAGTTTTTCATTTTCTCGCTAAGCAATTCTTGTTGTTTATTCAATTCCTCGAGCTGATCTTTCTTTTTTTCAATTTCCTCTGATTTGATTGCTTCATCAAAAACTAAATCTTCAGGTAATTGTTCGAGAGTTAAATTTTCATTTTTAAGAATCTCTTTTGGGATAAAAGCCTTTTCATTCGAATTTCTTTGATTCATAAAAGATGGTGAAACGATCTCAATTTTTCTATTGTGAAGCTCATCCATCACATTCGCATTCAATAATGACATGGTGCTAAAATATTTACTGCTATCGTCCAGAAAGCCGTGAATTTTATATAACACAGAATAATCACCCAGCTTGGTAATATAAACATAAGGATCTGTCAAGCCCGTTGTAACAGCTGCCCCTTTCAACGATTCTTCAATTTCAGTTCGTGGTATGTCATAGCCTAATGAAACAGAAGTAGAAATTACAGTATCAGTTTTACGCGTTAACTTAACTGGATTTGTTGCAATATATAAATTAGGAATAGTAATAAAATTGCTGTCTTCCAGCTGAATCTCAGTATGAAAAATACTCTTTATTGTAACCCTGCCTTGTAAATCTCCAATTTTAATAAGGTCGCCATTCCTAAAACGGTTCATCGAGTTATTCATAATTCCAGCAATAAGATTTCCTAAAACAGTAGTTGAGCTTAATGCAATACCGGCACTTACAATTATTGCGAGGAAACTTAAGATTTGACCCTTTAAGGTTTTATCAATTGGAAAGGATAAAATAAAAATAAGTATGCCAACAAACAATATAAAAGTGGTTATACTGTTTTTCAAAATGTTTCCATTTAATTTGGTGGATTTTACTTTTTTAAATATCCAAAAATTTAAAACTAATAGGACGACTAAAACCAGTACTATAACAAATGAACCTAAAAGGTTCT is a window encoding:
- the arfB gene encoding aminoacyl-tRNA hydrolase, whose translation is MNIENRNFESEFQLTASRSSGPGGQHVNKVNTRIELRFSIHKSALLSPEEKELVLHKLKNRINSEGELILTSQSERSQLNNKAKVIQKFYELIGKALSKPKIRKASKPSKRVIEKRLLAKRKQGEKKQNRTLPPSD
- a CDS encoding mechanosensitive ion channel gives rise to the protein MEQIIKNLENLLGSFVIVLVLVVLLVLNFWIFKKVKSTKLNGNILKNSITTFILFVGILIFILSFPIDKTLKGQILSFLAIIVSAGIALSSTTVLGNLIAGIMNNSMNRFRNGDLIKIGDLQGRVTIKSIFHTEIQLEDSNFITIPNLYIATNPVKLTRKTDTVISTSVSLGYDIPRTEIEESLKGAAVTTGLTDPYVYITKLGDYSVLYKIHGFLDDSSKYFSTMSLLNANVMDELHNRKIEIVSPSFMNQRNSNEKAFIPKEILKNENLTLEQLPEDLVFDEAIKSEEIEKKKDQLEELNKQQELLSEKMKNLKKEDEIDKNELSIKNIDKLKAKVEKSIEDNNEKENLRN
- a CDS encoding DUF1287 domain-containing protein, with the translated sequence MKQAFLLLLFISSTFLLYSQQIVDSLCKAAIELTYQDVTYDPAYRVIAYPNGDVAADKGVCTDVIIRAYRKIGIDLQKEVHEDMKKNFSAYPQIWGLTKPDKNIDHRRVPNLMTYFKSQGAEKPINQNAKDYVAGDIVCWDLGGGITHIGIVVPIKSDDKLRNKIVHNIGAGQVLEDCLFDFQIIGHYRFSQVLSN
- a CDS encoding type II toxin-antitoxin system PemK/MazF family toxin, which encodes MDLKQYEIVLVNLDPTIGSEIKKTRPCVIISPNEMNKYLRSIVVAPMTTKSHKYPTRIEVKHDNKIGWVVIDQIRTIDKQRIIRVLGRLSTPEIKEVKSILKETYID
- a CDS encoding RDD family protein, giving the protein MTDEYPGILKRVKAYVADWVVILLLMIIAYLIFSQFNNVADSVRIIVFLFIFLIYDPLFTSLFGGTIGHLLNGIRVKRAVDEERNIIFPLALIRFIFKTLLGWLSMITVNGNAKQKAIHDIIVRSVVICKHEK
- a CDS encoding AbrB/MazE/SpoVT family DNA-binding domain-containing protein — its product is MELSIIKIGNSKGFRLSKNILEKYNIKDKVELILEKGYFIIRPISQPRKNWEKQFKKMNENGEDQLLFNDVFEDENLEEWI